The Geomonas agri genome contains the following window.
TGGGTCACGTGCCAAGGTGTCTCCACCCCCACCTCGTCGGCGATGAAGCGGGCGAGCTCGCGCAACTCCTCCTCGGAATCGTTGCGGTTGGGGATCACCAGTGTGGTTAGTTCGACCCAGATGCCCTGCCGCTTGTAGTCACGGATGCAGTCCAGAACCTCCCCGAGCGCGGCACCAACCACCTGGCGATAAAAGCCATCGCTGAACCCCTTGAGGTCGATGTTGGCAGCGTCGAGATAGGGGGTGACAACGGCCAAGGCCTCACTGGTTATGTAGCCGTTGGTGACGAAGATGTTCTTGAGCCCGGCAGCCTTGGCAAGTTGAGCGGTCTCTAAGGCGTACTCGAAGAAGATGGTCGGTTCGGTGTAGGTGTACGCGATGGAGCGGCACCCAGTAGCGAGAGCCCGCTCCACCACGGTCTTCGGCTCCACGAAACTGCCGGAGCGCCCAACGGTATCTTCGTCGGGCTGGGCGATGGTGTAGTTCTGGCAGTGCAGGCACCTGAAATTGCAGCCGACGGTGGCGACGGAGTAGGAGCGGCTTCCTGGCAGGAGGTGAAAGAGAGGTTTCTTTTCAATGGGATCAACGTGCTCGGCGACCAGGTTGCCGTAGACCATGGTGTACAACACGCCGTCGCGGTTCTCACGGACCCGGCAACGGCCGCGCTGCCCCACCCC
Protein-coding sequences here:
- the amrS gene encoding AmmeMemoRadiSam system radical SAM enzyme; translation: MKEAMFYQKLDGDRVRCGLCRFCCLIGVGQRGRCRVRENRDGVLYTMVYGNLVAEHVDPIEKKPLFHLLPGSRSYSVATVGCNFRCLHCQNYTIAQPDEDTVGRSGSFVEPKTVVERALATGCRSIAYTYTEPTIFFEYALETAQLAKAAGLKNIFVTNGYITSEALAVVTPYLDAANIDLKGFSDGFYRQVVGAALGEVLDCIRDYKRQGIWVELTTLVIPNRNDSEEELRELARFIADEVGVETPWHVTQFYPTHRLTDQPRTPVETLQKARRIGQEAGLRFVYQGNVPAEGGENSYCSFCGALLIKRLGYLVEKNLLSNGTCPGCGAVIEGVWT